The genomic stretch cgacgcgttgcagctcgTCGTCCCATCCCGCGCCGTcccgcgtctcgtcccgtcaAGCCAAGAGACGGGCTGTCTCggcacgcgcctaggcgacgtggcgcgacccggcgtcgtgcgtgacgcccactcgccggcccgtgagtgggcgtcgtcacgtgctgacgcaataaatattttttttaaaaaatacgaattttaaaaaaaataaaaataaaagaaaagaaaaaaattttctaacggtaataataccgttttttgttttttttttattatttttatttttaattaatttttttactatataaatactcctaaattcatcctcatttcatacacaacttggccttccgactccccctcaacctcgaccgcctccggaggatgattagccggcggagtagtttttttatttttctttaaatttgtattttaaattatgttgtgtgtttttttatgttgtgtgttttttaataaagtgtgtttgttttaattgaattgtgttgggaaaataaaaatgaaattgaatgaatagtaattaagggacggaataagggacggttaagggacagaGGTTCCGTCccatagttaagagatggaggaaaaaaggacagtgagACCCttaaatagtggtcaaatagtagttaagagacggtacATTCCTAATGTTTATACGAATCATTCTTTCCTCCTAAAAGTCTACTCCCAATCATTCTTTCcaaatttcttcatatttccaTAAACTGAACTATTTAATTCGATTAACCGGAAATGAAATTCATATAATTAAATAGCTAAAGGTGGTTGAAAATTAAATACGTATACTTACAGCTGGATCCTTTGTCGACGATCTCAGAAATCCGGCCAAATGTAATGCAAGGGCACCAGAACGTCAAGCAACCTGATTAATTTTTAACACACCAACTATATTCAGTAGTGATAGATTCCAATTGTGAATTAAGAGACGTACGGTGTGGATTAATTCAGAAACTCACAGTTGCGGAAGTCGGAAAAGCAACCGCAGAGGCCGGTGGACCATGGCACCTGAGGCTTGGGGGGAAGAGGAGGCCTCGGCTCGGGCTTCTCGGAGTAAAATGTCTGGGTGGAGCTCACAGGGATCCCGGTCGGAGTGGTGTAATCACGCGGCGGAGATGCCGTGGCATCGGAGAATTTCTGATAGTCGGTGGAGTCGGAGTTGGAGTTGGAGTACATGATTGATTCACTCAATGGATCGATGAATCCAACAATGGGATgggaggagagagagatgaTTGGAAATCAAATTGGGGATGGATACAAATATAAAAAGACAGTAGGCAAGTCCAGTTAATTGAACGAGTCAACTCGGGTAATTCAGATTAGTGAATGTTGTTTGCTGCTACGCGCTTCTTAGTGGTAGATGAAATGAAGAGCTTTTCTCAGCCTCAAGAATCAAGATATTATTATCACATATCCAACTTGTGGAATGTATTTATcgctccgtcccataataggagTACTCTTATTgtagacacgagttttaagaaatactataaagaataattttatattaattttataataaaatgagagtaaagtgaattagtgaaatgtgagacttacttaaaaatgaagtgtgactttTATTGCAGGACGAACCAAAATGGTCAATTGTGAAAGTATTATGTATGTGTCACCTAACTAAGAATTTCGTCCAATGGTGGATTTTGTAAATTTCTAAACTATATTTTAGGCATAATAATGTTTAAAAGTCGTTTAATTGGAGTTTATTGGACGGTTAATTGGAGCGTTCAAAGTCGTGTAAACTTTGTCCTCTGGAAAAAAAGTGAAGAGATGTACCACTTCATTCACAATTTAAAGTCTTTACTTCAATTcaacataaaatttttaaaattgtaaaataaataattgaaaataaaagttAATATATGAATTCCACTTGTTATATAATGAGTGTAATACTTTAGTGAAATATgtttattattcaaaataagaaaataacaaatgaaattttaattgtgGATGTGTCTAATGATATAATAAGATAATTGTGTTTTTCATAAGTAACAATTTGTACTTAATTATCCAATAATCTCGTAAAAATAGATTTAACGGACTGcgcaaattttaataaaaaaatattaattgtaaTGTTAGTGATAAAAATATCTCACCTTGAAAATATGTTAAATAAAGACAAAGTCCCATAGTCAAAGGAGTACATATGTTGATTATTATCCA from Salvia splendens isolate huo1 chromosome 15, SspV2, whole genome shotgun sequence encodes the following:
- the LOC121769188 gene encoding protein PLANT CADMIUM RESISTANCE 2-like — translated: MYSNSNSDSTDYQKFSDATASPPRDYTTPTGIPVSSTQTFYSEKPEPRPPLPPKPQVPWSTGLCGCFSDFRNCCLTFWCPCITFGRISEIVDKGSSSCIQNGALYTLIACVTGCPCFYSCFYRSKMRQQYSLHESPCCDCLLHCFCESCALCQEYRELKNRGFDMTIGWHGNVERQNRGIAKAPIVEGGMTR